One window of Aspergillus oryzae RIB40 DNA, chromosome 3 genomic DNA carries:
- a CDS encoding cytochrome P450 (cytochrome P450 CYP3/CYP5/CYP6/CYP9 subfamilies), with amino-acid sequence MDKDTPLYKGPTAPHSIVTVDGELHRFYRRLLAKGFSDAALREQEPVIQRNINLLVEKLHKEVAAGKTPEMTAWFNYATFDLIGELAFGETYGCLENSHYHPWVEMILEVMKLRAMTHAVGYYPWIFHILMWFVPKSLREKFVTHRRYTHDKVQRRMDQKIHYKDLTTNLVDPQNGLERYEIDGNCSTLIIAGSETTATALSATLYFLTQNENAKRKVIGEIRTTFNNAGDINSISVNQLKYLSACMNEALRIFPPGPAVFPRRVPQGGDFIDGHWIPGGTQVGIAHYCINRSRRNFVDPDKFIPERWLGDPTYQTDDRHAVQPFSYGPRNCIAHNLARLEMRLVLARLIWEFDWELAPGSERWEEEALVFNVWSTKPLMIKFTPVAR; translated from the exons ATGGACAAAGATACCCCTCTCTACAAGGGTCCCACTGCGCCTCATTCAATTGTGACGGTGGATGGCGAGCTCCATCGCTTTTACCGCCGGTTGCTTGCGAAGGGATTTTCAGATGCTGCGTTGAGAGAGCAGGAGCCAGTGATCCAACGTAACATCAATCTACTGGTAGAGAAGCTGCATAAGGAGGTCGCAGCAGGGAAGACACCCGAAATGACGGCTTGGTTCAAC TATGCGACGTTCGACCTGATCGGGGAGCTTGCTTTCGGCGAGACCTACGGCTGCCTCGAGAACTCTCACTACCACCCCTGGGTGGAAATGATTCTCGAGGTGATGAAGCTCCGTGCGATGACGCATGCTGTCGGGTACTATCCCTGGATATTCCACATCCTGATGTGGTTCGTTCCCAAGTCCTTGCGCGAGAAATTTGTCACACACCGGAGGTACACCCATGACAAGGTACAGCGTCGGATGGACCAAAAGATCCACTACAAGGATCTGACAACCAACCTGGTCGATCCACAGAACGGTCTCGAACGGTACGAGATAGACGGAAATTGCTCCaccctcatcatcgccgGCAGCGAGACGACAGCAACAGCTCTTAGCGCCACGCTATACTTCCTGACGCAGAACGAAAATGCCAAGCGCAAAGTCATCGGCGAAATCCGaaccaccttcaacaacgCTGGGGACATTAACTCGATCAGTGTGAATCAACTGAAGTACCTGAGCGCTTGCATGAACGAGGCACTACGGATCTTCCCCCCCGGTCCCGCCGTCTTTCCGCGCCGGGTCCCTCAGGGTGGTGATTTCATTGATGGGCATTGGATCCCTGGTGGTACTCAAGTGGGCATTGCGCACTACTGCATCAATCGCAGCCGCCGAAACTTTGTCGATCCGGACAAATTCATCCCTGAACGATGGCTCGGGGATCCCACGTACCAGACCGACGATCGCCACGCTGTGCAGCCCTTCAGCTACGGTCCTCGAAATTGCATCGCTCATAACCTCGCCCGGTTGGAGATGCGTCTGGTCTTGGCTCGGCTGATCTGGGAGTTTGATTGGGAGCTAGCCCCTGGATCAGAGCggtgggaagaagaggcgTTGGTCTTCAATGTCTGGAGTACAAAGCCATTGATGATCAAATTTACTCCAGTCGCACGCTGA
- a CDS encoding uncharacterized protein (predicted protein), producing MAVRIARFLGLSTVAYLALANGIDARDTISRDVIILGGGSSGTYAAIRLRDQGKTVAVVERNNYLGGHGETYYTEDNTPLNFGVEGFFNTTVTRNYLERLQVPYGRRDPAPAHEDYVNLNTGQRTEYTPGQLQDREAFAKWVDAISQFGFLDDGVYRIPEPVPEDLISPFADFVKKYHLEDAVYALFSHTSGDVLEMITLYVIQYIGVPHAAALNEGYVRPIEGIAALYKSAGKELGSDVLLETTPEAVQRFEDGVEVIVRSADGTKTLLKGKQLLVTIPPLLENLHGFPLSDQESRLFSKWQYHQYWAALVNDTGLPDDVNIVNVDTERLYGVPEEPFIWRLDNHWAPGYHNIKLVGGSEFGEDEAKAYMYERLDLLHAEGTYATHKPEIVKFASHTPVTMFVSAEEIRGGFYRQLYELQGLNSTFWTGATWASDYSTLLWGYTDEVLDQMASS from the coding sequence ATGGCTGTCAGGATTGCGAGATTCCTTGGTCTTTCCACCGTCGCCTATCTTGCTTTGGCGAATGGGATCGACGCCCGCGACACCATCTCTCGCGATGTAatcatccttggtggtggcaGTTCGGGAACATATGCCGCGATTCGTCTTAGGGATCAAGGCAAGACCGTCGCTGTCGTTGAACGCAACAACTATCTCGGCGGTCACGGCGAAACCTACTACACCGAAGATAATACGCCTCTGAACTTCGGTGTAGAGGGATTTTTCAACACGACCGTGACTCGGAACTATCTTGAACGACTTCAGGTGCCCTATGGGCGCCGCGACCCTGCTCCCGCGCACGAGGACTACGTGAACCTCAACACAGGGCAAAGAACAGAATACACTCCAGGCCAGCTTCAGGACAGGGAGGCATTCGCGAAATGGGTCGACGCCATCTCTCAGTTCGGGTTCTTAGATGACGGCGTCTACCGAATCCCAGAGCCGGTGCCAGAGGACCTCATCAGTCCGTTCGCGGACTTCGTGAAGAAGTACCATCTCGAGGATGCCGTGTACGCTCTCTTCTCTCACACATCTGGCGATGTCCTGGAAATGATTACCCTCTACGTCATTCAGTACATCGGAGTTCCCCATGCCGCTGCCTTGAATGAGGGCTACGTCCGTCCCATCGAGGGAATTGCCGCCCTGTACAAGAGCGCTGGCAAAGAACTTGGTAGTGACGTTCTCTTGGAAACGACCCCTGAGGCCGTTCAGCGATTCGAGGATGGTGTTGAAGTCATCGTGCGCAGTGCTGATGGGACCAAGACTCTCCTTAAGGGCAAGCAACTGCTAGTCACCATTCCGCCCCTGCTGGAAAACCTCCACGGCTTTCCACTCAGCGACCAAGAATCCCGCCTTTTCTCAAAGTGGCAATATCACCAGTACTGGGCAGCGCTGGTCAATGACACCGGTCTGCCGGACGATGTGAACATCGTAAACGTCGACACAGAGCGCCTATACGGTGTTCCCGAGGAGCCATTCATCTGGCGCCTGGATAACCATTGGGCCCCCGGCTACCACAATATTAAGCTGGTTGGTGGATCTGAATTCGGAGAAGACGAGGCGAAGGCGTACATGTATGAGAggctcgatcttctccacgcAGAGGGAACATACGCTACGCACAAGCCTGAGATTGTCAAGTTCGCGAGCCACACTCCTGTTACCATGTTTGTTTCAGCGGAGGAAATCCGTGGAGGGTTCTATCGGCAGCTGTATGAGCTCCAAGGGCTGAACAGCACGTTCTGGACGGGCGCCACTTGGGCGTCAGATTACTCGACCTTGCTGTGGGGGTATACGGATGAGGTTCTCGATCAGATGGCTTCTTCCTAA
- a CDS encoding uncharacterized protein (predicted protein): MEISKKAATLLPKPFYVLSQALNLSNKDHTKWWYSTAPMFATMMAGAGYDVHAQYKFLCIHREVIIPALGPYPEKGQPMHWKSHLTRFGLPFELSFNYSKSLLRFAFEPLGSLTGTKDDPFNTQAIRPVLQDLKAMVPGLDLEWFDHFTKALVVSEEEARTLLDRDIEIPVFKTQNKLAADLEPSGDIVLKTYIYPRIKSIATGTPKERLMFDAIKAADKFGKVATPLAILEEFIAERAPTLLGHFLSCDLVKPSESRIKVYCMERQLDLASIEGIWTLNGRRNDPETLDGLDALRELWQLLPVTEGLCPLPNCFYEPGTSPQEQLPFIINFTLSPKSALPEPQIYFPAFGQNDKTIAEGLATFFESRGWGGLAKSYPADLASYYPDVDLQTANHLQAWISFSYKGKKPYMSVYLHTFEAFSAAAQEVAMCHDGHNP; encoded by the exons ATGGAGATCTccaagaaagcagcaacaCTGCTGCCAAAGCCCTTCTACGTGCTGAGTCAAGCCCTGAACCTCTCGAACAAGGACCACACAAAATGGTGGTATAGCACAGCTCCGATGTTTGCCACCATGATGGCGGGGGCCGGCTATGATGTTCACGCACAGTACAAGTTCCTCTGTATCCACCGTGAGGTCATCATCCCGGCGTTGGGTCCATACCCAGAAAAGGGTCAGCCCATGCACTGGAAGAGTCATCTCACACGCTTCGGACTTCCTTTCGAGCTGAGCTTCAATTACTCCAAATCACTACTACGGTTTGCATTCGAGCCCCTCGGTTCCCTGACGGGAACGAAGGATGATCCATTCAACACCCAGGCAATCAGGCCTGTTCTCCAGGACCTCAAGGCCATGGTTCCAGGGCTTGACCTGGAATGGTTCGATCATTTCACTAAAGCATTGGTCGTttcggaggaagaggctcgGACTCTGCTAGATCGAGATATTGAGATCCCCGTCTTCAAGACACAGAACAAACTGGCAGCCGATCTGGAGCCATCTGGCGATATTGTCTTGAAGACCTACATCTACCCGCGGATCAAGTCGATCGCGACCGGGACCCCAAAAGAGAGACTCATGTTTGACGCAATCAAGGCTGCCGACAAGTTTGGCAAAGTTGCCACTCCACTGGCAATCCTCGAGGAGTTTATAGCTGAGCGAGCACCCACCCTCCTCGGCCACTTTCTCTCATGCGATTTGGTCAAGCCGTCCGAGTCCCGAATCAAGGTCTACTGTATGGAACGCCAGCTCGACCTGGCCTCCATCGAAGGTATTTGGACTCTCAACGGGCGACGGAACGATCCAGAGACACTGGATGGTCTGGATGCGCTGAGGGAGCTGTGGCAGCTATTGCCCGTCACGGAGGGTCTGTGTCCACTGCCGAACTGCTTTTACGAGCCGGGTACCTCACCGCAGGAGCAGCTCCCCTTCATTATAAATTTTACCTTGTCTCCTAAAAGCGCACTTCCCGAACCACAGATCTATTTCCCTGCTTTTGGGCAGAACGACAAAACCATCGCGGAAGGATTGGCCACCTTCTTTGAGAGCAGAGGTTGGGGTGGCTTGGCTAAGAGCTATCCAGCGGATTTGGCATCCTACTA TCCCGATGTGGACCTGCAGACCGCAAATCACCTGCAGGCGtggatctccttctcttACAAGGGGAAAAAACCGTACATGAGTGTGTACCTCCATACCTTCGAAGCGTTCAGTGCTGCTGCCCAGGAGGTGGCTATGTGTCACGATGGCCACAATCCTTAG